A region of the Agromyces sp. CF514 genome:
GCCGACCTGGTCTTCGACGACCATGAAGAGTCCGTTCAGGACGTCTTTCACGATGTTCTGGGCCCCGAAACCGAGGCCCGCGCCGATCGCGGCCGAGAGCAGGGCGAACGAGCCGAGGATGCCGGAATCGATCGTGCTGACGATCATGAGGGTCACGATGATGAACAGCGTGACGTTGACCACGTTCGTGAAGACGGACCCGAGCGTGCGGGTGCGCTGCACGACGCGGACCGCCGCGAGCGGCGAGGCCTGCAGCGCCTGCGTGTCGGTGACGTCCTGCTTGCGCTTGACGCCCGAGACGATCTGGCCGACGACCCGCTCGATGACGAAATGCAGGATCCAGCGGATGAGGAGCGCGACCGCGATGATCACGACGATCTGGATGGCCTTGCCGACGATCTCGCCGCCGTTCTCGGCCCAGTAGGACATGAAGTCGGTCCAGACGTTCATGCGGCGCTCACCTCGGCCAGGTGGGCGAGCCGGGTTCGGGGCAGGGTGTTGTCGAACATCGAAGCGAGTCTACGCAGCGTCGTCCGGGAGTCAGCCGAGCGCGTCGGCGTCGCGCGCCCGTGCCCGGAGGGCCCGCTCGAGCTCGTCGTGCTGCTCGGACACGAGACGGTGCAACGGCGCGGGCGTCGGGTTGGCGGCGAGCCATGTACGTGCGGCCTCGGCGACCTCGTCGGACACGAGCGGTGACGGGAAGAGCCGCTTCACGACGAGCGAGGCCATGGTGAAGCTGCGCTCCGCCCACACCCGTTGCAGGTTCGAGAAGTACGGCTCGACGCTCGAAGCGAGCAGGGCGGGCGCGGACGTGCGCCGCCATCCGTCGGCGATCGCGCGCGCGAGGTCGTTCGAGATCGTCGTGTCGGAGGCCACGCGCTGCCACGCGACATCCTTGACCGCCTGATCGGGTCTGGCAGCCCGCGCGGTCTCCGCGAGGCGCTGCCCCTTCGCGGTGTCGTCGAGCGCGAGCGCCGCGGCGATCTCGTCGTCGACGACCTCTTCGGATGCCGCGACGAGCGACGCGCGCGCGATCACCAGTTCCCAGCGCAGGTCGATGTCGATCTCGAGGCCCGCGAGCCGGATCGAGCCGTCGAGGAGGCTGCCGAGCACATCGGCGTGCGCGGGGGAGCTCGCGAGCTGCGTGAACGCCTTCACGAACTGCAGCTGCGCATCCGAGCCGGGGTCGGCGAGCTCGGCCAGCGCCCACACGGCATCGCCGGCCTCGGCGGACGCCCGTTCGCGGTGCTCGTCGGCGAGGTAGCGCGACAGCGCGGTGTCGAGTCGCGTGAGTGCGAGCCCGCGGGCCGACGACTGCGTCTCGTGGCCGACGCTGCCGAGCACGAGGCGCACGAAGTCGGTCGCGGCGAACTCGGCGTCGCGCACGGCGTCCCAGGCCGAACCGAGGATCACGGCGCGCGCGACGGGGTCGCCGACGTCGCTCAGGCGTTCGACGGCCGTGGCGAACGAGACGTCGTCGAGGCGGACCTTGGCGTACGTGAGGTCGTCGTCGTTCACGAGGAGCAGGTCGGGGCGGGGGAGACCCACGAGCTCGGGCACCGCGGTGGTCGGACCGTCGACGTCGATCTCGAGGCGGCGCGTGCGCACGAGCGAGCCGGTTCCGTCATCGGCCGGATCGCCCGAGTAGCACCCGATCGCGAGTCGGTGGGGTCGGAGCGTCGGATGCGCGGGGGTCGCCGTCTGCTCGATCGCGGCCGAGGTGATGATGCCGGCGTCGTCGGTCTCGAGGACCGCGCGGAGGGTGTTGACGCCGGCCGTCTCGAGCCACAGCTCGGACCACCGGGTGAGCTCTCGGCCGCTCGCGCGCTCGAGCTCGTCGAGCAGGTCGCGCAGCGTCGCGTTGCCGCCTCCGTGTGCGCGGAGGTACGCGCCGACGCCGACCTGGAACGCCTCGAGGCCGACCCAGGCGACGAGCTGCTTCAACACCGAGGCCCCCTTGTCGTACGTGATCGCGTCGAAGTTGACCTCGACGTCTGCGAGCGACTCGATGGGGGCGACGATCGGATGCGTCGACGGCAGCTGGTCCTGCTCGGCGGCGTAGGTCTTCTCGTCGCTCGCGAACGTCGCCCAGACGCCGGTGAACTCGGTGACCTGCGAGGTGGCCAGGGTCGACGCCCAGGTGGCGAACGACTCGTTCAGCCAGAGGTCGTTCCACCAGCGCATCGTGACCGAGTCGCCGAACCACATGTGGCTGAGCTCGTGCAGCACGACGATCGCACGCTGCTCGCGTCGGGCGTCGGAGACGCGCGAGCGGAACAGGTAGCTCTCGTTGAACGTGACTGCACCGACGTTCTCCATGGCGCCCCAGTTGTACTCGGGCACGAAGATCTGGTCGTACTTGCCGAACGGGTAGGGCACGCCGAAGGCCTGCTCGTAGAAGGCGAGGCCGGCCTGCACGGTGTCGAACATGACGTCGGGCTCGGCGTGCTGCGCGAGGGAGGCGCGCGTGAACAGGCCGAGCGGGATCTCGCGGCCGTCGGTGCTCGTGGCGCTGCCGTGCCACCGGGCGTACGCGCCGGCGACGATCGCGACGATGTAGCTCGAGATCACCGGGCCGGTCTCGAACGCCCACACCGCGGCATCCGTCGCCGACCGCGGGGCAGCCGACTGCGGGGTCGCCGGGGTCGACGGAGTCGGCTCGGGCGTCGGCGCATTGCTCAGCACGACCCAGTGCGCCGGCGCCGTGATCGTGAAGCGCACCGCGGCCTTCAGGTCGGGCTGGTCGAACACCGCGTAGACGCGGTTCGCCTCGGCCACCGCGAACTCCGTGTACAGGTAGACCGCCTCGTCGACGGGGTCCACGAACCGGTGCAGGCCCTCGCCCGTGTTCGTGTACGCGCAGGTGCTCACCACGCGCAGTTCGTTCACGGCTTCGAGGCCGTCGAGCACGAGGCGCCGGCCGTCGGAAGCCGTGGCGGGGTCGATCGTGCGCCCGTTCAGCGTGATCCCGTGCACCTCGCGCGTCGTCGCCTCGATGAACGTCGCAGCGCCCTCGGTTGCGGTGAAGCGCACGATGGTCGTCGAGGCGAACGTGTCGTCGTCGCCGGTGAGGTCGAGCTCGACCTCGTACGAGACGTCGGCGATGATCGCGGCGCGTTCCTCGGCTTCGATTCGGGTGAGATCGGCAGCGGGCATGTGCAGGGCCTCCGTTGGTCGTAGACACGCCAGCCTACTGACTCGCGGCGGGCCGTTCGTGGGCGTCGCGTCTCGCGGGCGACGGAACGCCTCGCCCCCGAACGGCCGGTGCGGGCCATCCGGGGGCGAGGCGTCGGCGGCAGGTGTCGGCTGCCGCGGCGTGCCTATGCGTCGCGCCGCTTGAGCAGCACCGCGGCCCCGATCGCGGAGGCCGCGACCCAGCCGAGCACGATCAGCAGGTTCACCCACACGCCGAGGTCGTCGCCGTTCGGCATCGCCGTGGTCGTGGTGAACAGGTTCATGCCCGCGCTCGAGAGCAGGTACGGGATGAGGTCGTGCGCCCAGTCGGCGGGGATCAGCTGCAGCACGGTCGGTGCGAGCAGGACGAGCCCGAGCACCGCGGCGATGCCGCCGGCGCTGCTGCGCAGCATCGTGCCGACGCCGAGCGCGAACACCGCGACGAGCGCGAGGTAGAGCGCCCCGCCGAGCAGCGGCAGGAACACCGACGGCTCGAGGAGGTTCGCCGAGACGCCGATGCCGGCGAAGACCGCCGACGAGAGTGCGAACGCCGCCAGGTTCGCGACGACGCCTACCGCGAAGGTGGCCGCGAACAGCACGACGGCCTTGCCCGCGAGCGCCGGCAGGCGCTTGGGCACCGCGGTGAGCGTGGAGCGGATCATGCCCGTCGTGTACTCGCCGCTGATCACGAGCACGCCGAGCACGCCCGCGACGAGCTGCCCGAAGTAGACCCCGAACACCGAGGACTGCAGCAGGATGCCGCCCTGCTCGCCTGCTGGTGCCGCCCCGGCGTCGCCCTCGATCATCGAGACCATGCTGAGCGACATGATGAGCGCCATGCCGAGCGAGATCGCGACGACGATGAGGTACGACCAGGTCGTCGACCGCAGACTGCGGAGCTTGATCCACTCGGAGCGCAGCACCCCGCCGAAGCTCAGCCGGGTCGATCGGGCGAGCGTGGCCGCCGCGGCGGGCGGGGTGGTGGTCGCGGTCATCGGACGGCCTCCGTGCGGTATTCGACGGCGTCGGCGGTCAGGGCCATGTAGGCCTCCTCGAGCGACGCGCTGAGCGGGGTGAGTTCGTGGATCGCGAGTCCGTGCTGCGCGGCGAGGTCGCCGATGCCGGATGCCGCCACGCCCGTGACCTCGAGCGTGCCCGCCTCGGAGCGGATGACCGCGACGTCGGGTGCGGCGAGCAGGTCGGCCAACTGGGAGGCCTGCGGCGAGCGGACGAGCACCCGCGTGCGCGTTCCGCCGGCGATGATGTCGCCGACGGGGGCGTCGGCGATGATCTCTCCGCGCCCGAGCACGATGAGGTGGTCGGCGGTGAGCGCCATCTCGCTCATGAGGTGCGAGGAGAGGAAGATCGTGCGGCCCTCGGAGGCGAGGTGGCGCACGAACTGGCGCACCCACAGCACGCCCTCGGGGTCGAGGCCGTTGACGGGCTCGTCGAGGATGAGGGTGGCCGGGTCGCCGAGCATCGCGGCGGCGATGCCGAGCCGCTGGCCCATGCCGAGCGAGAAGCCGCCGACGCGCTTGCGCGCGACCGCCTCGAGGCCCGTGAGCTCGATGACCTCGCGCACGCGACTCGCGCCGATGCCGTGCGTGGCCGCCATGGCGAGCAGGTGGTTGTAGGCCGATCGGCCGGTGTGCACGGCCTTCGCGTCGAGGAGGGCGCCGACCTCGTGCAGCGGTGCGCGGTGCTCGGCGTAGGGCCGGCCGTTGACGGTGACGCGCCCGGCGCTCGGGCGGTCCAGCCCCACGATCATGCGCATGGTGGTGGACTTGCCTGCGCCGTTCGGACCGAGGAACCCGGTCACCTGCCCGGGCCTGACCGTGAAACTGATGTCGTTGACGGCCGTCTTCGCGCCGTAGCGCTTGACGAGCCCTTCTGCCGTGATCATCCTTCAAGGCTAGGGACGGGCGGATGCCGCGGCATCCGTCCGGAGAATGATTCGGGGCGGGTCCGCGTGGTCCTGGAGGACCACGCGGACCCGCCCCGAGGCGGAGTCGCCGGTTCGGCTACGCCTGCTGCGCGTCGCGCTCCTGCGCCACGAGCGCACGGTCGACGCCCGCGAGCCGCTCGACGATGAGGCGACGCAGCGCCGGCACGGTCGGGTGCGCCTCGAGCCAGGCGCGGCTCGCGTCGGCGAGTGCCCGGTTCGCGAGCGGCGACGGGTAGAGGCCGTCGACGAGCTTCTCGGCGATCGCGTAGCTGCGCGCCTGCCAGATGCCCTCGAGCATGCCGAAGTAGCGCTCGACGAACGCCTCGAGCAGCGCCGGGTCGGTCGCCCGCACGAAGCCGGCCGCAGTCTCGCGCACGACCGTGTTCGTCGCCGTGTCGACGTCGACGAGCGACGCCCAGGCGCGCTCCTTGCCCTCGAGGGTCTGGATCGCGGCGCGTGCGTGGGCGGCGGACTGCTGGCCGGTGGCCGTGTTGTCGCCCGCGAGGCGCGCGTCGATCTCGGCGTCGCCCGCGCGACCGGCGGCCACGAGCGCGATGAGCAGGCGCCATCCGAGGTCGGTGTCGATCTCGAGGCCGTCGAGCTGCAGGGTTCCGGCGTAGAGCGCCTCGAGCCGGTCGACGTACGACCCGTGCTCGGCGAGTCCGGCGAAGCTCGTCGTGAACTGGAACTGCGCGTCGCTGCCGGCCGCGGCCTCCTGCGCGAGACGCCAGAAGCCGTCTGCGACCTGGCGGAGCGCCTCGCCCTGACGCGACGGCTCGGTGTACGCGCCGGCGGCGAGCGCCGCGTTCGCGAGCACGATGCGCAGCGTCGTCGATTCGGTCTCGCTCGCGATGTTGCCGAGCACGAGCGCGAGGTAGTCGCTCGCGCGGGTCTCGCCGTCGCGCGTGGCGTCCCACACCGAGCTCCAGACGAGGGCGCGGGCCAGCGGGTCCTCGATCTCGCTGAGGTTCGCGAGCGCGACGCCGTGCGAAGCCTCGTCGAGGCGGATCTTGGCGTACGCGAGGTCGTCGTCGTTCAGCAGCACCAGGTCGGGGCGTGCACGGCCGACGAGCTCGGCGACCTCGGTGCGCTCGCCGTCGACGTCGAGCTCGACGCGGTGCTCGCG
Encoded here:
- the pepN gene encoding aminopeptidase N, which produces MPAADLTRIEAEERAAIIADVSYEVELDLTGDDDTFASTTIVRFTATEGAATFIEATTREVHGITLNGRTIDPATASDGRRLVLDGLEAVNELRVVSTCAYTNTGEGLHRFVDPVDEAVYLYTEFAVAEANRVYAVFDQPDLKAAVRFTITAPAHWVVLSNAPTPEPTPSTPATPQSAAPRSATDAAVWAFETGPVISSYIVAIVAGAYARWHGSATSTDGREIPLGLFTRASLAQHAEPDVMFDTVQAGLAFYEQAFGVPYPFGKYDQIFVPEYNWGAMENVGAVTFNESYLFRSRVSDARREQRAIVVLHELSHMWFGDSVTMRWWNDLWLNESFATWASTLATSQVTEFTGVWATFASDEKTYAAEQDQLPSTHPIVAPIESLADVEVNFDAITYDKGASVLKQLVAWVGLEAFQVGVGAYLRAHGGGNATLRDLLDELERASGRELTRWSELWLETAGVNTLRAVLETDDAGIITSAAIEQTATPAHPTLRPHRLAIGCYSGDPADDGTGSLVRTRRLEIDVDGPTTAVPELVGLPRPDLLLVNDDDLTYAKVRLDDVSFATAVERLSDVGDPVARAVILGSAWDAVRDAEFAATDFVRLVLGSVGHETQSSARGLALTRLDTALSRYLADEHRERASAEAGDAVWALAELADPGSDAQLQFVKAFTQLASSPAHADVLGSLLDGSIRLAGLEIDIDLRWELVIARASLVAASEEVVDDEIAAALALDDTAKGQRLAETARAARPDQAVKDVAWQRVASDTTISNDLARAIADGWRRTSAPALLASSVEPYFSNLQRVWAERSFTMASLVVKRLFPSPLVSDEVAEAARTWLAANPTPAPLHRLVSEQHDELERALRARARDADALG
- a CDS encoding ABC transporter permease subunit; its protein translation is MTATTTPPAAAATLARSTRLSFGGVLRSEWIKLRSLRSTTWSYLIVVAISLGMALIMSLSMVSMIEGDAGAAPAGEQGGILLQSSVFGVYFGQLVAGVLGVLVISGEYTTGMIRSTLTAVPKRLPALAGKAVVLFAATFAVGVVANLAAFALSSAVFAGIGVSANLLEPSVFLPLLGGALYLALVAVFALGVGTMLRSSAGGIAAVLGLVLLAPTVLQLIPADWAHDLIPYLLSSAGMNLFTTTTAMPNGDDLGVWVNLLIVLGWVAASAIGAAVLLKRRDA
- a CDS encoding ABC transporter ATP-binding protein, whose amino-acid sequence is MITAEGLVKRYGAKTAVNDISFTVRPGQVTGFLGPNGAGKSTTMRMIVGLDRPSAGRVTVNGRPYAEHRAPLHEVGALLDAKAVHTGRSAYNHLLAMAATHGIGASRVREVIELTGLEAVARKRVGGFSLGMGQRLGIAAAMLGDPATLILDEPVNGLDPEGVLWVRQFVRHLASEGRTIFLSSHLMSEMALTADHLIVLGRGEIIADAPVGDIIAGGTRTRVLVRSPQASQLADLLAAPDVAVIRSEAGTLEVTGVAASGIGDLAAQHGLAIHELTPLSASLEEAYMALTADAVEYRTEAVR